The proteins below are encoded in one region of Pelagibacterium flavum:
- the polA gene encoding DNA polymerase I: MHLVLVDGSSFIFRAYHALPPLTRKSDGLPVGAVSGFCNMLYKLTEDLKGENEPTHFAVIFDYSGKSFRNDLYDQYKAHRPEAPEDLIPQFPLTRAATRAFCLPSIEQEGFEADDIIATYACQFRDAGGKVTIVSSDKDLMQLVGPNVCMLDTIARPGQPPLRWIGPDEVVKKFGVTPDKVVDVQALCGDPVDNVPGIPGIGIKTAALLINEYGDLETLLARASEIKQQKRRESIIEHAELARISRKLVELDCNTPVELPFDALAREPLQAKTLIPFLKAMEFTSITRRIAALLEVDPDDFEPDAELAVKGASIPGAVDVSDGPAPATGAGGPDAHAEKVLEAIRAIPCNLDDYEIVRDETALANWIADIIATGHVAVDTETTGLDNQAADLVGICLSTRPGKACYIPLGHTTGNDDMFGGGRAEGQMDMRLALDMLRPVLEDPAILKIGQNVKYDMGIFARYAITMAPIDDTLLMSYALDGARNNGMDALALRWLDHTCLKFTDLAGTGKNQLTFDKLEIEPAAKYAAEDADITLRLWHILKPRLVAQGVTTVYETLDRPLTPVLARMEARGVSVDRQILSRLSGDFAQRAAALEETAHALAGEKFNLGSPKQLGDILFGKMGLEGGTKTKTGAWATGASVLDDLAAQGVPLAQTILDWRGVTKLRSTYTDALPTYINARTNRVHTSYNQASVATGRLSSNEPNLQNIPIRTEDGRKIRTAFVAAPGNLLISADYSQIELRVLAHIADIDALKDAFEEGLDIHAMTASEMFNVPIKDMDPMVRRRAKAINFGIIYGISAFGLANQLGISRGEAGEYIKTYFARFPGIQDYMAEQRRIVKAQGYVSTIFGRKIPFENVNTKNPSERAFIERASINAPIQGSAADIIRRAMIRMERILTQENVPADMLLQVHDELIFEAPADKAEQAIPIIKRVMEGAAEPALRLSVPLQVDAKAAENWEAAH, encoded by the coding sequence ATGCATCTCGTCCTCGTCGACGGCTCGTCCTTCATCTTCCGCGCATATCACGCGCTGCCGCCTTTGACGCGCAAGTCCGACGGCCTGCCGGTCGGCGCCGTCTCGGGCTTTTGCAACATGCTCTATAAGCTCACCGAGGATTTAAAGGGCGAAAACGAGCCCACCCATTTCGCGGTAATCTTCGATTATTCCGGCAAGAGCTTCCGCAACGATCTTTACGATCAGTATAAGGCCCACCGCCCCGAGGCCCCTGAAGACCTGATCCCCCAGTTCCCCCTCACCCGCGCCGCCACCCGCGCCTTCTGCCTGCCCTCGATCGAACAGGAAGGCTTCGAGGCCGACGACATCATCGCCACCTATGCCTGCCAGTTCCGCGACGCCGGCGGCAAGGTCACCATCGTCTCTTCCGACAAGGATCTGATGCAGCTTGTCGGCCCCAATGTCTGCATGCTCGATACCATCGCCCGCCCCGGCCAGCCGCCCCTGCGCTGGATCGGCCCCGATGAGGTGGTCAAGAAATTCGGCGTCACCCCCGACAAGGTGGTCGACGTTCAGGCCCTGTGCGGCGATCCGGTCGATAACGTCCCCGGCATCCCCGGCATCGGCATCAAGACCGCGGCGCTGCTCATCAATGAATATGGCGATCTCGAAACCCTTCTCGCCCGCGCTTCGGAAATCAAGCAGCAAAAGCGCCGCGAATCGATCATCGAACATGCCGAACTGGCCCGCATCTCGCGCAAGCTGGTCGAGCTCGATTGCAACACCCCCGTCGAACTCCCCTTCGACGCCCTGGCCCGCGAACCGCTTCAAGCCAAAACGCTGATCCCCTTCCTCAAAGCCATGGAGTTCACCTCCATCACCCGCCGCATCGCCGCGCTGCTCGAGGTCGACCCCGACGATTTCGAGCCCGATGCCGAACTGGCGGTCAAGGGCGCCTCGATCCCCGGCGCCGTCGATGTCTCCGATGGCCCGGCCCCCGCCACCGGCGCCGGCGGCCCCGATGCCCACGCCGAAAAGGTGCTGGAGGCCATCCGCGCCATCCCCTGCAATCTCGACGATTACGAGATCGTCCGCGACGAGACAGCGCTGGCCAACTGGATCGCCGATATCATCGCGACGGGCCATGTCGCCGTCGATACCGAAACAACCGGGCTCGACAACCAGGCCGCCGATCTGGTCGGCATTTGCCTCTCCACCCGCCCCGGCAAGGCGTGCTATATCCCGCTCGGCCACACCACCGGCAATGACGACATGTTCGGCGGCGGCCGCGCCGAGGGCCAGATGGATATGCGCCTCGCCCTCGACATGCTGCGCCCGGTGCTGGAAGACCCGGCAATCCTCAAGATCGGCCAGAACGTCAAATACGACATGGGCATTTTTGCCCGCTATGCCATCACCATGGCCCCCATCGACGATACGCTCCTGATGAGCTACGCCCTCGATGGCGCCCGCAACAACGGCATGGACGCGCTCGCCCTGCGCTGGCTCGATCACACCTGCCTCAAATTCACCGACCTCGCCGGCACCGGCAAGAACCAGCTCACTTTCGACAAGCTCGAAATCGAGCCCGCCGCGAAATACGCCGCCGAAGACGCCGATATCACCCTGCGCCTCTGGCATATCCTCAAACCCCGCCTGGTCGCCCAGGGCGTCACCACGGTTTACGAGACGCTGGATCGCCCATTGACCCCGGTCCTCGCCCGCATGGAAGCGCGCGGCGTTTCGGTCGATCGCCAGATTCTTTCGCGCCTCTCGGGCGATTTCGCCCAGCGCGCCGCGGCACTTGAAGAAACCGCCCACGCGCTGGCCGGCGAAAAGTTCAATCTCGGCTCTCCCAAGCAATTGGGCGATATCCTGTTCGGCAAGATGGGGCTCGAAGGCGGCACAAAAACCAAGACCGGCGCCTGGGCCACCGGCGCCTCGGTGCTCGACGATCTCGCCGCGCAAGGGGTGCCGCTGGCCCAGACCATTCTCGATTGGCGCGGCGTCACCAAGCTGCGCTCGACCTACACCGACGCGCTGCCCACCTATATCAATGCGCGCACCAACCGCGTTCACACCTCATACAATCAGGCCTCGGTCGCCACCGGGCGCCTCTCGTCCAACGAACCGAACCTGCAAAACATCCCCATTCGCACCGAGGATGGCCGCAAGATCCGCACCGCCTTCGTCGCCGCGCCGGGCAATCTTTTGATTTCCGCCGATTACTCCCAGATCGAGCTGCGCGTTCTCGCCCACATCGCCGATATCGATGCGCTAAAGGATGCCTTCGAGGAAGGTCTGGACATTCACGCCATGACGGCGTCCGAAATGTTCAATGTCCCCATCAAGGACATGGATCCCATGGTCCGCCGCCGCGCCAAGGCCATCAATTTCGGCATCATCTACGGCATTTCCGCCTTTGGCCTCGCCAACCAGCTCGGCATTTCGCGTGGCGAGGCGGGGGAGTACATAAAGACCTATTTCGCCCGCTTCCCCGGCATTCAGGATTACATGGCCGAACAGCGCCGCATCGTGAAGGCCCAGGGCTACGTCTCGACCATTTTCGGCCGCAAGATCCCGTTCGAAAACGTCAACACCAAGAACCCGTCGGAACGCGCCTTCATCGAACGCGCCTCCATC
- a CDS encoding CAP domain-containing protein, with protein MIEITRRRFLTLSASGGAAFVLAACSSGTVIMTTERATPVSSVSIAEATRKLNAMRAERNLPLLSHNATLQRAAEEQARLMAENSVVAHTAAPEQTLHTRLRRMGFGGGAGENLAGGPPNLDTAIVGWLKSPSHNKTMVNPDYVQFGIAIERGPATTYNTYGTYWALLMGVRSPAGRP; from the coding sequence ATGATCGAAATCACCCGCCGCCGATTCCTCACCCTTTCCGCATCCGGCGGCGCCGCGTTCGTTTTGGCGGCCTGTTCCTCGGGCACTGTCATCATGACCACCGAGCGCGCCACCCCGGTGTCCTCGGTCTCGATTGCCGAAGCGACCCGGAAACTCAACGCCATGCGCGCCGAGCGCAACCTGCCGCTTTTGAGCCACAACGCGACCCTGCAAAGGGCCGCCGAAGAGCAGGCGCGCCTGATGGCCGAAAATTCGGTCGTCGCCCACACAGCCGCTCCCGAGCAGACCTTGCACACCCGCCTGCGCCGCATGGGGTTTGGCGGTGGGGCTGGCGAAAACCTGGCCGGAGGCCCGCCCAATCTCGATACGGCAATCGTGGGCTGGCTCAAATCGCCCTCGCACAACAAGACAATGGTCAACCCCGATTACGTCCAGTTCGGCATCGCCATCGAGCGCGGCCCGGCCACGACCTATAACACCTACGGCACCTATTGGGCCCTGCTCATGGGCGTCCGCTCCCCCGCCGGCCGTCCCTGA
- the rpmI gene encoding 50S ribosomal protein L35 has protein sequence MPKMKTKSGAKKRFKVTATGKVMAGPAGKRHRLISHNAKYIRSNRGTSVMSDPDTKIVKKYMPYDR, from the coding sequence ATGCCCAAGATGAAGACCAAGTCTGGCGCCAAGAAGCGCTTCAAGGTGACTGCCACCGGTAAGGTCATGGCTGGCCCCGCCGGCAAGCGCCACCGCCTTATCAGCCACAACGCAAAGTACATCCGCTCCAATCGCGGTACCTCGGTCATGTCCGACCCCGATACCAAGATTGTCAAGAAGTACATGCCGTACGACCGGTAA
- the rplT gene encoding 50S ribosomal protein L20, with translation MSRVKRGVTAHARHKKVIKAAKGYYGRRSTNYRSAVQAVEKAGQYAYRDRKQKKRNFRALWIQRINAAVRSHGLTYGRFIDGLSKAEVAVDRKVLADLAVREPAAFEALVAKAKEALVYLGDVEATTHERISA, from the coding sequence ATGTCCCGCGTAAAAAGAGGCGTTACCGCCCACGCCCGCCACAAGAAGGTGATCAAGGCCGCCAAAGGCTATTACGGTCGCCGTTCCACCAATTACCGCTCTGCCGTACAGGCCGTCGAGAAGGCCGGCCAGTACGCCTATCGCGACCGCAAGCAGAAGAAGCGCAATTTCCGCGCCCTGTGGATCCAGCGCATCAACGCCGCCGTGCGCAGCCATGGGTTGACCTATGGTCGATTTATCGACGGCCTCAGCAAGGCTGAGGTTGCTGTGGACCGCAAGGTTCTGGCCGATCTGGCAGTGCGCGAACCGGCAGCTTTCGAAGCGCTGGTTGCCAAGGCCAAGGAAGCCCTCGTCTATCTGGGCGACGTCGAAGCGACCACGCACGAGCGCATTTCCGCCTAA
- the pheS gene encoding phenylalanine--tRNA ligase subunit alpha: MSDEIADLSQSIHAAIGNAQDEAALETVRVSALGKKGSISALLATLGKMTPEERKEKGPAINGLKAEIGAAIETRREALAAAALEKRLASEKLDVTLPLRPAPTATGRVHPVSQVIDEITAIFSDMGFAIAEGPDVETDYYNFTALNFPEGHPAREMHDTFFFEPDAEGNRKLLRTHTSPVQVRTMEQSEPPIRIIIPGRTYRNDSDQTHTPMFHQVEGLVIDKQSHIGQLRWVLEEFLKAFFEVESVTTRFRPSFFPFTEPSMEVDVQCDRSGNEVKIGQGNDWLEILGCGMVHPNVIEAGGLDPDVYQGFAWGMGIDRLAMLKYGMADLRAFFDADKRWLDHYGFRPLDLPTLFGGLSGP; encoded by the coding sequence ATGTCCGACGAGATCGCCGACCTCAGCCAATCGATCCACGCCGCCATTGGAAATGCGCAGGATGAAGCCGCGCTCGAGACGGTGCGGGTTTCGGCATTGGGCAAGAAGGGGTCGATTTCGGCGCTGCTTGCCACGCTGGGAAAAATGACCCCGGAGGAACGCAAGGAAAAAGGCCCCGCGATCAACGGGCTCAAGGCCGAGATCGGCGCCGCCATCGAAACCCGACGCGAGGCGCTGGCTGCAGCCGCGCTCGAAAAGCGCCTGGCCAGCGAAAAGCTCGATGTGACCCTGCCGCTGCGCCCGGCCCCCACCGCCACAGGACGTGTCCATCCGGTGAGCCAGGTGATCGACGAGATCACGGCGATCTTTTCGGACATGGGGTTTGCGATTGCCGAAGGGCCGGACGTCGAGACCGATTATTACAATTTCACGGCGCTCAATTTCCCCGAGGGCCATCCGGCGCGCGAAATGCACGACACGTTCTTTTTCGAGCCCGATGCCGAGGGCAACCGCAAGCTGTTGCGCACCCATACCTCCCCGGTGCAGGTGCGCACCATGGAACAGAGCGAACCGCCGATCCGCATCATCATTCCCGGCCGCACCTATCGCAACGACTCAGACCAGACCCACACGCCGATGTTCCATCAGGTCGAGGGGCTGGTGATCGACAAGCAGAGCCATATCGGGCAATTGCGCTGGGTGCTCGAAGAATTCCTCAAGGCGTTTTTCGAAGTCGAGAGCGTTACGACCCGGTTCCGCCCGAGCTTTTTTCCCTTTACCGAGCCGAGCATGGAAGTGGACGTGCAATGCGACCGCTCGGGCAATGAAGTCAAGATCGGACAGGGCAATGACTGGCTGGAAATCCTGGGCTGCGGCATGGTGCATCCCAATGTGATCGAAGCCGGGGGGCTGGACCCCGATGTCTATCAGGGCTTTGCCTGGGGCATGGGGATCGACCGGCTCGCCATGCTCAAATACGGCATGGCCGATCTGCGCGCCTTCTTTGACGCCGACAAGCGCTGGCTCGACCATTACGGCTTCCGGCCGCTCGACCTGCCGACGCTGTTCGGGGGGCTGAGCGGTCCATGA